The Erythrobacter sp. Alg231-14 genome has a segment encoding these proteins:
- a CDS encoding polyhydroxyalkanoic acid system family protein, whose amino-acid sequence MRVSLPHTLGAEEVRRRMHAHAHEIADYFPAGMAEIETSWPNEDRMDLFITAAGQKIEGGIDVTDDTVVIELDLPRMLGFLRGTLENAVRKNASKMLEKD is encoded by the coding sequence ATGCGTGTATCGCTCCCCCACACTCTGGGCGCCGAAGAGGTCCGACGCCGGATGCATGCCCACGCGCATGAGATCGCGGACTATTTTCCGGCCGGAATGGCGGAGATCGAAACAAGTTGGCCGAATGAAGATCGGATGGATCTGTTCATCACTGCGGCGGGTCAAAAAATTGAAGGCGGTATCGACGTCACCGACGACACAGTCGTGATTGAGCTCGACCTTCCAAGAATGCTCGGTTTTCTGCGCGGCACATTGGAAAATGCAGTCCGCAAAAACGCTTCAAAAATGCTCGAGAAAGATTGA
- a CDS encoding DUF192 domain-containing protein: MVRIGAIIAGLALASCSPVGAAQDAPPAPSAVDTPAVDPDSGLTLIDVTVVSGSSRHSFITELADTNEAQARGMMFRTEMGDDEGMLFPSYAAQARSFWMKNTPLPLDIIFIGPDSRITNIEAGVPYSTDSVSSIGPALAVFEIRGGLSEELGIAAGDMVEFQLP, from the coding sequence ATGGTAAGAATTGGTGCAATCATCGCGGGATTGGCTTTGGCCTCATGTTCGCCCGTCGGCGCCGCCCAAGACGCACCACCCGCGCCGAGCGCGGTCGATACGCCGGCGGTCGATCCCGATTCAGGCCTCACCTTGATCGATGTCACCGTGGTTAGTGGTTCAAGCCGCCATTCCTTTATCACCGAATTGGCCGATACGAATGAGGCTCAAGCGCGCGGAATGATGTTTCGCACCGAAATGGGCGATGACGAAGGGATGTTGTTTCCATCCTATGCTGCTCAAGCGCGCAGTTTTTGGATGAAGAACACGCCGCTCCCGCTGGATATCATTTTTATCGGCCCAGACAGCCGGATCACGAATATTGAAGCCGGCGTCCCATATTCGACCGACAGCGTTTCATCGATCGGCCCGGCGCTCGCGGTTTTTGAGATTCGCGGCGGATTGTCCGAAGAACTGGGCATCGCGGCTGGTGATATGGTTGAATTTCAGCTGCCCTAA
- a CDS encoding NADH:ubiquinone oxidoreductase subunit NDUFA12, giving the protein MGILGKIFTWWDGATIGTHWWSKRVGGEHVGTDAQGNKYFRAKAKDTGQSNGSYTQRERRWVIYDGHNDASRVPSEWHGWLHGAFDDVPESFLPPAKVWEADYTPNATGTAQAYRPQGALERGGKRAAADGDYEAWNPEASAEG; this is encoded by the coding sequence ATGGGAATCTTGGGAAAAATCTTCACGTGGTGGGATGGCGCGACCATCGGCACGCATTGGTGGTCTAAACGCGTGGGCGGCGAACATGTCGGCACCGATGCGCAAGGCAACAAATATTTCCGCGCAAAAGCGAAAGATACGGGCCAATCCAACGGTTCTTATACGCAACGCGAACGCCGCTGGGTCATCTATGATGGCCACAACGATGCAAGCCGAGTGCCTAGCGAATGGCACGGTTGGTTGCATGGGGCGTTTGATGATGTTCCCGAGAGCTTTCTGCCCCCAGCCAAAGTTTGGGAAGCGGATTACACGCCGAACGCCACCGGCACAGCGCAGGCCTATCGCCCTCAGGGCGCGCTAGAACGCGGCGGAAAGCGTGCCGCAGCAGATGGCGATTATGAAGCATGGAACCCCGAAGCGAGCGCGGAGGGCTAA
- a CDS encoding class I mannose-6-phosphate isomerase: MRVRKIQTRMVEKVWGRTKLPAPFSATDGARIGEIWFEPPPELPQLLVKYLFTSEKLSVQVHPSNADALPGEDGKEECWLVLDAEPGAQLAIGFDEEISADRMAKAAQDGSIESLLTWHDARPGDVYFLPAGTVHAIGPGLSLVEVQQNSDTTFRLYDYGRPRDLHLDRALAVAQRRPYDPHHKSTATCGASRCDGPLVSSTHFQLDRVEGSPDAGITDRYPNGLLVLPLEGEVRAVEEDQVSAKAGECLFAADIGALDFSDAKVTLLTRPA; encoded by the coding sequence ATGCGCGTGCGCAAAATTCAGACCCGGATGGTGGAGAAAGTTTGGGGGCGGACAAAGCTGCCCGCGCCATTTTCCGCGACTGATGGTGCGCGCATTGGAGAAATTTGGTTCGAACCGCCGCCTGAATTGCCGCAATTGTTGGTCAAATATCTCTTCACCAGCGAGAAATTGTCGGTTCAGGTCCATCCATCCAACGCCGACGCATTGCCGGGTGAGGATGGCAAAGAGGAATGCTGGCTGGTCCTTGATGCGGAACCGGGCGCGCAATTGGCGATTGGCTTTGATGAAGAGATCAGCGCAGATCGAATGGCCAAGGCCGCGCAAGACGGTTCGATTGAGTCGCTTCTCACATGGCACGATGCGCGTCCCGGCGACGTCTATTTCTTGCCGGCTGGCACGGTGCACGCGATCGGCCCCGGTCTTTCCTTGGTCGAAGTTCAACAGAACAGCGACACAACCTTTCGTCTTTACGATTATGGACGGCCGCGCGATCTGCATCTTGATCGCGCTCTCGCCGTCGCGCAACGACGGCCATACGATCCTCACCACAAGAGCACAGCAACATGCGGAGCGAGCCGTTGCGATGGCCCGCTGGTGTCGAGCACACATTTCCAATTGGACCGTGTCGAAGGATCGCCAGACGCCGGGATAACCGATCGGTATCCGAATGGGCTTTTGGTTCTACCTCTCGAAGGGGAAGTGCGGGCCGTGGAAGAGGATCAGGTCTCCGCAAAAGCCGGCGAGTGTCTTTTTGCTGCCGATATTGGCGCGCTCGATTTTTCTGATGCGAAAGTGACGTTGCTCACTCGCCCTGCGTAG
- a CDS encoding DUF389 domain-containing protein — protein MDKETTPPDQKPLAPSSSGYTPLPPKDGAAVVGEGMSVSRVLFSVRRWWREDVVGTVVQSAVIEKRRAECALSERYLFMTAMSAGIAVLGLLLSSPAVVIGAMLLSPLMDPIMGLGFALAIGDYQWLKQSARSLAWGTVIAIALTAGLVYLSPIQTITPEIAARTQPNLFDLFVALFSALAGAYAMIRGREGTIVGVAIATALMPPLATVGFGLATWNWTVFSGALHLYVTNLITIALTALVMARMYGFKTALSSRNSLFQNIAVVVVFVALAIPLALSLQQIAWQANAQRIVRAEIEETFDTNTIIDELEIEFGGEPVTINAKVLTSSLRSDAETDIERALAGRLSQSVELSLTQLKVDTSASAAERAQLSEARANEEEAALERAEALATRLALVAGVTNDDVTIDRTRRRATVRAKQLVGATLASYRALEMRIAATEPGWTIELLPPIGDLPQEIAFDEEGPTPAGAQALAVVEWAAQRVDLPIMLVGNPVETTQAAEILARRGVSVTVEDGFGPLRAEWGGR, from the coding sequence TTGGATAAAGAGACCACACCGCCGGATCAAAAACCGTTGGCCCCATCAAGCTCAGGTTACACGCCGTTGCCTCCGAAAGACGGCGCGGCGGTTGTCGGCGAAGGCATGTCTGTGTCGCGCGTCTTGTTCAGCGTGCGCCGTTGGTGGCGCGAAGACGTGGTCGGAACGGTTGTTCAATCCGCCGTGATTGAGAAACGCCGGGCCGAATGTGCTTTATCTGAACGCTATTTGTTTATGACGGCCATGAGCGCGGGCATTGCTGTCTTGGGCTTGCTTCTATCGTCACCTGCGGTTGTGATCGGGGCGATGTTGCTGTCGCCTTTGATGGATCCGATCATGGGGCTTGGCTTTGCTTTGGCGATTGGGGATTACCAATGGCTCAAACAATCGGCGCGCAGCTTAGCGTGGGGCACGGTGATCGCCATCGCTTTGACGGCGGGTCTCGTTTATTTGTCGCCTATCCAAACGATCACGCCAGAGATCGCTGCGCGCACTCAGCCCAATTTGTTTGATTTGTTTGTGGCGCTTTTTTCGGCGCTTGCCGGTGCCTATGCGATGATCCGAGGGCGAGAGGGCACAATTGTTGGCGTGGCCATCGCGACCGCCTTGATGCCTCCTTTGGCCACGGTCGGTTTTGGTTTGGCGACATGGAATTGGACGGTATTTTCCGGTGCGCTGCACCTTTATGTCACCAACTTGATCACCATCGCATTGACCGCTCTGGTCATGGCGCGGATGTACGGTTTCAAGACCGCGCTAAGCTCACGCAATAGCCTGTTTCAGAATATCGCCGTTGTGGTGGTCTTTGTCGCGTTGGCGATCCCACTGGCACTGTCGCTTCAACAGATTGCTTGGCAGGCGAACGCGCAACGGATCGTGCGGGCAGAAATCGAAGAGACGTTCGACACGAACACGATCATCGATGAGCTTGAGATTGAATTCGGCGGTGAGCCGGTGACTATCAATGCAAAAGTCCTTACGTCTTCGCTGCGTTCTGATGCCGAAACCGATATTGAACGGGCCTTGGCCGGGCGCTTGTCTCAATCGGTTGAATTGTCTTTGACCCAATTGAAAGTCGATACCAGCGCAAGCGCGGCAGAACGCGCCCAATTGTCCGAAGCGCGCGCAAACGAAGAGGAAGCGGCGCTGGAGCGTGCAGAGGCTCTGGCCACACGCTTGGCTTTGGTCGCGGGCGTGACCAACGACGATGTTACGATTGATCGGACGCGCCGCCGGGCAACTGTGCGAGCCAAACAATTGGTTGGGGCGACTTTGGCCTCTTACCGCGCGCTAGAGATGCGCATCGCCGCAACGGAGCCGGGTTGGACGATTGAATTGCTCCCTCCGATCGGTGATCTGCCTCAGGAGATTGCGTTTGACGAAGAGGGCCCAACCCCAGCGGGTGCACAAGCGTTGGCCGTGGTTGAATGGGCCGCGCAGAGGGTGGATTTGCCGATCATGTTGGTTGGCAACCCGGTTGAAACGACCCAAGCCGCCGAGATTTTGGCGCGCCGTGGGGTGAGTGTAACAGTCGAAGACGGCTTCGGGCCGCTGCGCGCCGAATGGGGCGGACGTTAA
- a CDS encoding sugar phosphate nucleotidyltransferase codes for MVKDHPIHPVILCGGSGTRLWPVSRKTLPKPFLPLIGDTTLFEQAIGRISGDASDGGFAAPIVVAGPQYGSVIERQLDGKEHRLIVEPAAKNTAPAIALAAACLDPDDIMLVCPSDHHIADETAFRNAALSAAHLAAQDYLVSFGITPESPETGYGYLRRGEELPGGHKIARFVEKPDFARAQTYLESGEYSWNGGIFAFRAGQLIDELTAHRPEMAEAVLASVRQGRSEGSRFYPSAEVFAGIQGDSIDYAVMENTARAAMVPADMGWSDIGNWAALQDALTAAPVGSDCDTNVRKGSVDLIDCSHVLASTDGPRISAVGVADICIVVSGGEVLVTTRDGAQLVGKLPGAAEQ; via the coding sequence ATGGTTAAAGATCACCCTATCCATCCAGTCATTCTTTGTGGGGGCAGCGGCACCCGGCTGTGGCCGGTGAGTCGCAAGACTCTGCCGAAGCCATTTTTGCCCTTGATTGGTGATACGACGTTGTTTGAACAGGCCATTGGCCGCATCTCTGGCGATGCGTCCGATGGCGGGTTCGCCGCGCCGATTGTAGTTGCTGGCCCGCAATATGGATCGGTGATTGAACGACAATTGGATGGAAAAGAGCATCGCTTAATCGTTGAGCCAGCCGCAAAAAACACCGCGCCGGCCATCGCTCTGGCGGCAGCATGTCTTGATCCGGATGATATAATGTTGGTGTGTCCAAGCGATCATCATATCGCCGATGAAACAGCGTTTCGAAACGCCGCACTATCGGCCGCGCATTTGGCGGCACAAGATTACTTGGTGTCGTTTGGCATAACGCCTGAAAGCCCAGAGACCGGCTATGGCTATTTGCGTCGGGGTGAGGAATTGCCCGGCGGCCATAAGATTGCCCGGTTCGTTGAAAAGCCGGATTTCGCGCGCGCGCAAACATATTTGGAAAGCGGAGAGTACAGTTGGAACGGCGGTATTTTTGCGTTTCGCGCCGGCCAATTGATTGATGAATTGACCGCGCATCGCCCCGAAATGGCCGAGGCCGTTCTCGCCTCTGTTCGACAGGGGCGCTCAGAGGGGTCGCGTTTTTACCCTTCAGCGGAGGTTTTCGCGGGGATACAGGGCGATTCGATCGATTACGCGGTTATGGAAAACACCGCACGCGCCGCGATGGTACCGGCCGATATGGGATGGTCCGACATCGGCAATTGGGCAGCGTTGCAGGATGCGCTGACCGCCGCCCCGGTTGGGTCCGATTGCGACACCAATGTCCGCAAAGGGTCGGTTGATCTCATCGATTGCAGTCATGTGTTGGCGTCGACCGATGGGCCTCGAATCTCGGCCGTGGGCGTTGCAGATATTTGCATCGTTGTTTCGGGTGGTGAGGTTTTGGTCACGACCAGAGACGGCGCGCAGTTGGTTGGCAAATTGCCCGGAGCCGCCGAACAGTGA
- a CDS encoding toxic anion resistance protein, which produces MTTETEQSTTPTTKTATKTVGDFELTPPDPVPAVAAEKAAGLVPVADEQRSKLDTKVDAFVADLISVDANSPAFGEKVDQITRMGQEQIRAAAAHSNRFLDRPVRAMDADSSVGNDLAQLRRTVEDLDPGRKNSLLAPRKLFGIIPFGSKLKNYFDSYTSAQGHIQAILERLEGGKKELYLDNAAIDTERQKLWEAMGELEQMIHIAKTLDGRLEAKALELDASDPEKAKALRESALFYVRQRTQDLLTQMAVSVQGYLALDLVKKNNVELVKGVDRASTTTVGALRTAVTVAQAMTNQKLVLQQITSLNQTTTDIIDSTSTLLREQTSQIHEQAASSTIPLETLQRAFQNIYDTMDEVDDFKIRALDSMKQTVNVLTDEVEKSKGYIARAEGQAQAQAKVAADPSLLALDT; this is translated from the coding sequence ATGACCACCGAAACCGAGCAATCGACCACACCAACCACCAAAACGGCCACAAAGACCGTGGGCGATTTTGAATTGACCCCACCCGATCCGGTGCCTGCGGTTGCCGCCGAAAAAGCGGCAGGTCTTGTCCCAGTTGCCGACGAACAACGGTCGAAACTCGATACGAAGGTGGACGCGTTTGTTGCCGATCTCATTTCGGTCGATGCCAATTCGCCGGCTTTTGGTGAAAAAGTCGATCAAATCACACGCATGGGTCAAGAACAGATCCGTGCCGCCGCCGCGCATTCCAATCGTTTCTTGGATCGTCCGGTCCGCGCGATGGACGCAGACAGCAGCGTGGGCAACGATCTGGCCCAACTGCGCCGCACGGTCGAGGACCTCGATCCGGGCCGGAAAAATTCTCTGCTGGCACCGCGCAAACTGTTCGGGATCATTCCGTTCGGCAGCAAGCTAAAGAACTACTTTGACAGCTACACCTCGGCTCAGGGTCATATTCAAGCGATCCTTGAGCGCCTCGAAGGGGGCAAAAAAGAGCTGTATCTCGACAACGCGGCGATCGACACCGAGCGTCAAAAGCTTTGGGAAGCAATGGGCGAATTGGAGCAAATGATCCATATCGCCAAAACATTGGACGGACGGCTTGAGGCAAAAGCGCTTGAGCTCGATGCAAGCGATCCTGAAAAGGCGAAGGCGTTGCGTGAGAGCGCTTTGTTCTATGTCCGTCAGCGCACCCAAGATTTGCTGACTCAAATGGCTGTGAGCGTTCAGGGGTATCTCGCGCTTGATCTGGTCAAGAAAAACAATGTTGAATTGGTCAAGGGCGTCGATCGCGCTAGCACCACGACGGTCGGCGCATTGCGCACCGCCGTGACCGTCGCTCAGGCGATGACCAACCAAAAATTGGTCCTGCAACAAATCACTTCGCTCAACCAGACGACGACTGACATCATCGATTCGACCAGTACATTGCTGCGCGAACAGACATCGCAAATCCATGAACAAGCCGCGTCTTCGACCATTCCGTTGGAAACGTTGCAACGCGCGTTCCAAAACATCTACGACACAATGGACGAAGTGGACGATTTCAAGATCCGTGCGCTCGATTCCATGAAGCAAACGGTCAACGTTTTGACCGACGAAGTGGAAAAATCAAAAGGCTACATCGCTCGCGCAGAAGGTCAGGCACAGGCACAAGCGAAAGTCGCTGCGGATCCATCCTTGCTTGCGCTGGACACCTAA
- a CDS encoding fatty acyl-AMP ligase, with product MTDAALTPTPNDCELPRIRAQFDTFNDAIDYAARSKKGMNFHDMRGQLERVYPYSEMRDDAIVMAYRLIEAGIKPKDRVALIAETGPDFTALFCACVYAGAWPVPLPLPTTFGGKDSYIDQLAVQLQSSDPTVLIYPAEIGEMAGAAAKKQGCAGISWQDFEEQPAPPVDLPAASPDDICYLQYSSGSTRFPTGVAVTHKALLHNLYGHAVSMELGENDRCVSWLPLYHDMGLVGCFLSLVANQFSVDFLKPDAFARRPLAWLDMISRNPGNTCSYSPTFGYDICARRISSQTNVAERFDLSRWRIAGNGADMIRPDVMQNFVNAFAEAGFKASAFTPSYGLAEAVLAVTVMPPGEGIRVELVEEERLSGTPRDISRPARYRAIVNCGKPLPDMDVYISGENGERRGDHQIGKVWCRGPSVMHSYFRDPDSTEDCLVDGWLDTGDMGYLADGYLFIVGRAKDMIIINGKNHWPQDIEWAVEQLPGFNHGDIAAFAVETEGGEEAPAVLVHCRVADPEERIKLREQIADKVRSVTGMSCVIELVPPRTLPRTSSGKLSRAKAKKLYLSGEIVPLDLAA from the coding sequence ATGACCGACGCCGCCTTGACGCCGACGCCGAATGATTGCGAACTTCCGCGGATCCGCGCGCAATTCGACACCTTCAATGATGCGATAGATTATGCCGCTCGCAGCAAAAAGGGCATGAATTTTCACGATATGCGGGGACAACTCGAAAGAGTGTATCCGTATTCCGAAATGCGTGATGATGCGATCGTGATGGCTTATCGCTTGATTGAGGCTGGCATCAAACCCAAAGACCGTGTCGCCCTGATCGCAGAAACCGGTCCTGATTTCACCGCACTCTTCTGTGCCTGTGTCTATGCTGGGGCGTGGCCCGTGCCATTGCCATTGCCAACCACCTTTGGCGGCAAAGACAGCTATATCGATCAACTTGCGGTGCAATTGCAGAGCTCTGATCCCACCGTCCTGATTTACCCCGCCGAAATTGGCGAAATGGCCGGAGCAGCCGCCAAGAAACAAGGTTGTGCCGGAATCAGCTGGCAAGATTTTGAAGAACAGCCCGCCCCACCCGTGGACCTACCCGCTGCGTCTCCTGATGATATTTGCTATTTGCAATATTCGTCGGGCTCAACCCGCTTCCCCACCGGTGTAGCGGTGACACACAAGGCATTGCTGCACAATTTGTACGGCCATGCAGTGTCCATGGAATTGGGCGAGAATGATCGCTGCGTAAGCTGGCTCCCGCTTTACCATGACATGGGCCTCGTCGGTTGTTTCCTGTCTTTGGTGGCGAACCAATTCTCTGTCGACTTTTTGAAACCTGATGCCTTTGCACGCCGACCGCTTGCATGGTTGGACATGATCAGCCGCAATCCTGGCAATACGTGCTCGTATTCGCCAACTTTTGGATACGACATCTGCGCACGGCGCATTTCCAGTCAAACCAATGTGGCCGAACGCTTTGACCTGTCGCGATGGCGGATTGCGGGGAATGGCGCGGATATGATCCGCCCGGATGTGATGCAGAATTTCGTGAATGCATTTGCCGAAGCAGGTTTCAAAGCCTCGGCATTCACGCCGTCCTATGGATTGGCCGAAGCGGTGCTGGCGGTCACGGTGATGCCACCGGGCGAAGGCATTCGCGTTGAATTGGTCGAAGAAGAGCGCCTTTCGGGCACACCGCGCGACATAAGCCGCCCGGCCCGGTATCGCGCTATCGTCAATTGCGGAAAGCCATTGCCAGATATGGACGTTTACATATCAGGCGAAAACGGCGAACGGCGTGGCGACCACCAAATCGGCAAGGTGTGGTGCCGCGGCCCCAGCGTCATGCATTCCTATTTCCGCGATCCCGATTCGACCGAGGATTGCTTGGTCGATGGCTGGCTCGACACCGGGGATATGGGCTATCTCGCCGATGGCTATTTGTTCATCGTTGGCCGCGCCAAAGACATGATCATCATCAATGGCAAAAACCATTGGCCACAAGATATCGAATGGGCTGTCGAACAGCTCCCCGGGTTCAACCACGGCGATATCGCCGCCTTTGCGGTGGAAACAGAGGGCGGCGAAGAAGCGCCGGCTGTGTTGGTTCACTGCCGTGTTGCAGACCCCGAAGAACGCATCAAATTGCGCGAGCAGATTGCGGATAAAGTGCGCTCTGTCACTGGCATGAGCTGCGTGATCGAATTGGTGCCGCCGCGCACCTTGCCGCGGACGAGTTCGGGCAAACTAAGTCGGGCCAAGGCCAAGAAATTGTACCTGTCTGGTGAGATCGTTCCGCTCGACCTGGCGGCGTGA
- a CDS encoding regulatory protein RecX yields MSKTSSPGSEIGGGETPSTGGDESRVKRKRKGADRDRKPKKSRPLDQTMLRDLALSYAARFATTGAKLEQYLARKIQTRGVAEDADGRTRDLDVTDLVTQMIELGYVNDDAYARSRSRDLTARGYGARRVEQALWAAGVDEEVRENNAPGEAESKRAAVLLAKKRRFGPFARPDAVEHIDEDENGDPLARRKQREKQVAAMLRAGHQYDHVRFIIDAATMEEVDEWLAEAEDAEEPRESGSW; encoded by the coding sequence ATGAGCAAAACGTCATCACCCGGTAGCGAAATAGGAGGTGGGGAGACCCCATCGACCGGTGGTGATGAATCGCGGGTGAAGCGCAAGCGCAAGGGGGCGGATCGTGATCGAAAGCCAAAGAAATCCCGCCCATTGGACCAAACAATGCTGCGCGATTTGGCGCTTTCGTACGCTGCACGCTTTGCGACCACTGGTGCCAAACTTGAACAGTATTTGGCCCGAAAAATTCAAACGCGGGGCGTTGCAGAGGACGCGGATGGCAGAACGCGGGATCTTGATGTGACCGATTTGGTCACTCAGATGATCGAACTGGGTTATGTAAACGACGATGCCTATGCCCGATCTCGCAGCCGAGACTTGACCGCCCGTGGATACGGCGCGCGACGCGTTGAGCAGGCATTGTGGGCGGCGGGAGTTGACGAAGAGGTGCGCGAAAACAACGCGCCGGGCGAGGCGGAGAGCAAGCGGGCGGCAGTGCTTCTTGCCAAAAAACGGCGATTTGGACCCTTTGCCCGACCGGATGCAGTCGAACACATCGACGAAGATGAAAATGGCGACCCGCTGGCGCGAAGAAAGCAACGCGAAAAACAGGTTGCCGCGATGCTGCGCGCAGGGCACCAGTATGACCATGTGCGGTTCATCATCGATGCAGCCACAATGGAAGAAGTAGACGAATGGTTGGCCGAAGCGGAAGACGCCGAGGAACCACGGGAGAGCGGATCATGGTAA